From the genome of Variovorax sp. RA8, one region includes:
- a CDS encoding AraC family transcriptional regulator has protein sequence MSSLVRAACLTNYSEVARAGGLDPARMLLDAGLSPSVLHEPDLMIPVECAGQLLQASAIMSGNESFGLCMAESRRLSNLGAVGMLIRDQATLRDSLDVLMRYQLLLNGSLSLMIEERAGVVVLREEVKAGNAQQPTRQRIELALGVMLRLMRQFLGADWQPRRVCFEHPAPRDASVHHRLFGHCVEFDSDFNCIVCAKTDLDARNPSADPAMARYAQQLLDASAMPQRSTMLEDVRRTILLLLPSGRCTIEQVAEHLGVAGRTVQRRLAEQGQDFSSMVNGIRKELATRHVIESDRPLTEVAMLLGFSAPSALSRWYQAQFGCSAKESRAARAARQRGQREAR, from the coding sequence ATGTCGTCACTGGTCCGCGCTGCGTGCCTCACCAACTACAGCGAGGTCGCGCGTGCCGGTGGCCTGGACCCCGCCCGGATGCTTCTTGACGCGGGCCTCAGCCCGAGCGTGCTGCACGAGCCGGACCTCATGATCCCGGTCGAGTGCGCCGGGCAACTGCTGCAGGCGTCCGCGATCATGTCGGGCAACGAGAGCTTCGGTCTGTGCATGGCCGAATCGCGACGGCTGTCCAACCTCGGCGCGGTCGGGATGCTGATCCGCGACCAGGCCACGTTGCGCGACTCGCTCGACGTGCTGATGCGCTACCAGCTCCTGCTCAATGGCTCGCTGTCGCTGATGATCGAGGAGCGCGCCGGCGTGGTCGTTCTCCGTGAGGAGGTCAAGGCCGGCAACGCGCAGCAGCCCACGCGCCAGAGAATCGAGCTGGCCCTCGGCGTGATGCTGCGGTTGATGCGCCAGTTTCTCGGGGCCGACTGGCAGCCGCGGCGCGTGTGCTTCGAGCACCCGGCACCGCGCGATGCCAGCGTGCATCACCGGCTGTTCGGCCATTGCGTCGAGTTCGACTCCGACTTCAACTGCATCGTCTGCGCGAAGACCGACCTCGATGCCCGCAACCCGTCCGCCGATCCGGCGATGGCGCGCTACGCGCAGCAGCTGCTCGACGCCTCTGCCATGCCGCAGAGATCCACCATGCTCGAGGACGTGCGGCGGACGATCCTGCTGCTGCTGCCCAGTGGGCGCTGCACCATCGAACAGGTGGCCGAGCACCTGGGCGTGGCGGGCCGCACGGTCCAGCGCAGGCTCGCGGAACAGGGGCAGGACTTCTCCTCGATGGTGAACGGGATCCGCAAGGAGCTCGCCACGCGCCATGTCATCGAGAGCGACCGTCCGTTGACCGAGGTGGCGATGCTCCTCGGCTTTTCCGCGCCGAGCGCACTCTCGCGCTGGTACCAGGCGCAGTTCGGTTGCAGCGCCAAGGAGAGCCGGGCTGCCCGCGCCGCCCGGCAGCGCGGGCAACGCGAAGCGCGATGA
- a CDS encoding Bug family tripartite tricarboxylate transporter substrate binding protein encodes MKLLLRAVAALVVTAGSLTLALAQSFPTKPVRLIVPYPAGGATDFFARTVFGKVGEVLGQPIVIENRPGAGTTIGSELVAKSPPDGYTLLIGDMGTYALNASLYKNLKFDPQKSFAPVSLTGRFQMLLVVNKATMPASTLAEFLAYARANPGKVNYAAPGPGSPLHVAMDLFKQRAGLNLVAVPYKGGGDAINDLLSGQVQAMFLDIATAQAQLKGGRIRALGIASDRRNPAMPDIPTIAESGVPGYVAYAWQGFVAPAGTPADVIAKLNTAFATAMQDADIRRKLAEAAVDPLTGTPEQFASYMAAETSRWASVIKASNISLD; translated from the coding sequence ATGAAACTGCTACTGCGCGCCGTCGCTGCGCTTGTCGTCACGGCAGGCAGCCTGACCCTGGCCCTTGCACAGTCATTTCCGACGAAGCCGGTTCGACTCATCGTGCCGTATCCCGCCGGCGGAGCCACCGACTTCTTCGCACGGACCGTCTTTGGCAAAGTGGGCGAGGTCCTCGGCCAGCCCATCGTGATCGAGAACAGGCCAGGTGCCGGAACAACCATCGGCTCCGAGCTGGTGGCAAAAAGCCCACCGGATGGGTACACCCTGCTCATTGGAGACATGGGTACCTACGCCCTGAACGCTTCCCTGTACAAGAACCTGAAGTTCGACCCGCAGAAGAGCTTTGCGCCTGTCAGCCTCACGGGACGCTTCCAGATGCTGCTGGTGGTCAACAAGGCCACCATGCCAGCCAGCACCCTCGCAGAGTTCCTGGCCTACGCGCGCGCCAACCCGGGCAAGGTCAACTACGCCGCGCCAGGCCCGGGCAGTCCATTGCATGTCGCCATGGACCTGTTCAAACAGCGTGCGGGTTTGAACCTCGTGGCGGTCCCGTACAAGGGCGGAGGCGACGCCATCAACGACTTGCTCAGTGGCCAGGTGCAGGCGATGTTCCTGGACATTGCCACCGCACAAGCGCAGTTGAAGGGCGGGCGCATTCGCGCTCTCGGCATCGCAAGCGACCGCCGCAATCCCGCGATGCCCGATATACCCACGATTGCGGAGAGCGGCGTGCCAGGCTACGTGGCCTACGCCTGGCAAGGATTTGTCGCACCCGCCGGCACACCTGCGGACGTCATAGCGAAGCTGAACACTGCCTTCGCCACGGCCATGCAGGACGCCGACATCCGTCGCAAGCTGGCCGAGGCCGCAGTTGATCCGTTGACGGGAACCCCGGAGCAGTTCGCCAGCTACATGGCGGCGGAGACCTCCCGCTGGGCTTCTGTCATCAAAGCCAGCAACATCTCGCTCGACTGA
- a CDS encoding RBBP9/YdeN family alpha/beta hydrolase: MNATRQATILIVPGLRDHVEDHWQTCLERKLSSVRKVVSVPPLETDKLSCTARVSAVQQAIEAIEGPLMVVAHSAGVIMMVHWAQKHTRKLEGALLAAPPDFESPLPAGYPTLDVLQANGWLPVPRRPLPFRSIVAASTNDPLGTLDRVTQMAKDWGSELVNVGAVGHINPASGYGEWPLAERFMQSLES, from the coding sequence ATGAACGCCACGCGACAAGCAACGATCCTGATCGTTCCCGGCCTGCGCGACCATGTCGAGGACCACTGGCAAACGTGCCTGGAGCGCAAGCTGTCTTCCGTGCGCAAGGTCGTCTCCGTGCCGCCGCTGGAGACCGACAAGCTGAGTTGCACGGCGCGCGTTTCGGCGGTCCAGCAGGCCATCGAGGCCATCGAAGGCCCCCTCATGGTCGTCGCGCACAGCGCCGGCGTCATCATGATGGTGCATTGGGCGCAAAAGCACACCCGGAAGCTCGAGGGCGCGTTGTTGGCAGCGCCGCCGGATTTCGAGTCGCCGCTTCCGGCGGGCTATCCGACCCTGGATGTCCTGCAGGCGAATGGCTGGCTGCCGGTACCCCGGCGCCCGCTGCCCTTCCGCAGCATCGTGGCCGCCAGCACCAACGATCCGCTCGGCACCCTCGACCGCGTCACCCAGATGGCGAAGGACTGGGGCAGCGAACTGGTCAACGTGGGAGCGGTGGGCCATATCAATCCGGCGTCGGGCTATGGCGAGTGGCCGTTGGCGGAGCGATTCATGCAGTCCCTGGAGTCCTGA
- a CDS encoding NAD(P)/FAD-dependent oxidoreductase, with protein MVTDVLVLGAGMVGASTALQLALRGHSVALVDRRAPGRETSYGNAGIIQREAVEPYAFPRDWLAVLNVAFKRGMDVNYHLGALPSVMSPLARYWHASATPRYAPIARDYSRLIEHCLTEHQALITESGAGALVRKEGFRMAFHSQAAMDGAASRAVQLQERYGVRHALLDGEALSRAEPGLRARLAGALHWLDPWSVSDPGALVEHYVNRFIALGGHLAEGNAASLTRIAGGWQVQSAAGPLVARHAVVALGPWAGELTSTLGYKLPLFVKRGYHRHYRGGPGLRLPLLDAERGFVIVPMSRGMRLTTGAEFARIGAPSTPVQLDKAERAARELIDLPEPVEAEPWLGNRPCTADMKPVIGPAPKHPGLWFNFGHGHQGFTLGPVSGRLIAEMIEGTTPLVDPAAFLPSRF; from the coding sequence ATGGTCACTGATGTATTGGTACTGGGTGCGGGCATGGTCGGCGCGAGCACCGCCCTGCAACTGGCCCTGCGTGGGCATTCCGTCGCATTGGTCGACCGGCGAGCGCCTGGCCGCGAGACGTCCTACGGCAACGCGGGGATCATCCAGCGCGAGGCCGTCGAACCCTACGCATTTCCTCGCGACTGGTTGGCGGTTCTCAACGTCGCCTTCAAGCGAGGCATGGATGTCAACTACCACCTTGGCGCCCTGCCATCGGTCATGTCGCCACTGGCGCGGTACTGGCATGCCTCGGCCACACCGCGCTACGCGCCCATCGCCCGCGACTACAGCCGCCTGATCGAACACTGCCTGACCGAGCACCAGGCGCTCATCACCGAGTCTGGCGCGGGCGCCCTCGTGCGCAAGGAAGGCTTTCGGATGGCCTTTCACAGCCAGGCGGCGATGGACGGCGCTGCGTCGCGGGCCGTCCAACTTCAAGAGCGCTACGGTGTGCGGCACGCACTGCTGGACGGTGAGGCGTTGTCGCGGGCGGAGCCCGGTCTTCGCGCACGGCTGGCCGGCGCGCTGCACTGGCTGGACCCGTGGTCGGTGAGCGATCCCGGAGCGCTGGTGGAACACTACGTCAATAGATTCATCGCGCTCGGCGGCCACCTGGCCGAAGGCAACGCCGCGAGCCTGACGCGCATTGCGGGCGGATGGCAAGTGCAGTCCGCGGCCGGTCCGCTGGTCGCACGCCACGCCGTCGTCGCGCTGGGCCCCTGGGCTGGCGAGTTGACCTCCACGCTCGGGTACAAGCTGCCGCTTTTCGTCAAGCGCGGATACCACCGCCACTACCGGGGCGGTCCGGGCTTGCGGCTCCCGCTGCTGGACGCAGAACGCGGCTTCGTGATCGTGCCGATGTCGCGCGGCATGCGCCTCACGACGGGGGCGGAGTTTGCCCGCATCGGGGCGCCTTCGACGCCGGTGCAGCTCGACAAGGCCGAGCGGGCAGCGCGCGAGCTGATCGACCTGCCGGAGCCGGTCGAGGCCGAGCCGTGGCTGGGCAACCGCCCCTGCACGGCGGACATGAAGCCGGTGATCGGGCCGGCGCCGAAGCATCCGGGGCTGTGGTTCAACTTCGGTCATGGGCACCAAGGCTTCACCCTGGGCCCGGTCAGTGGTCGCCTGATTGCCGAGATGATCGAGGGGACGACGCCTCTCGTCGACCCGGCTGCATTCCTGCCATCGCGGTTCTGA
- a CDS encoding IclR family transcriptional regulator domain-containing protein: protein MRGTERTLLVLRTLNQRNGSSVAEIAAATRISRQAIYRIFESLVADGYVRRRENPERYDLTALVRSLSEGYKEEDWMLQVASPVLERLQQQVVWPTDLAVFQDNAMYLRETTRRRSPMTIDGITVGTRLPMLLTATGKAYLAYCPAGERDLILSNLRASSAPEDAQAKQPRIINGVLAFTRRQGYGERRNEFVAKTSAIAVPLMLDERVIACLNITFIASVMTPKEAASRYLKLMKAAAAEISSAAQTTKLAGSTG from the coding sequence GTGCGGGGAACCGAAAGAACACTGCTGGTGCTGCGCACCTTGAACCAACGCAACGGCTCGAGCGTTGCCGAGATCGCTGCCGCTACGCGCATCTCTCGACAGGCGATCTACCGGATCTTCGAGTCGCTGGTCGCGGACGGATACGTGCGCCGCCGCGAGAATCCCGAACGCTACGACCTCACCGCGCTCGTTCGCTCTCTCAGCGAGGGTTACAAGGAAGAGGATTGGATGCTGCAGGTGGCCAGTCCGGTCCTTGAGCGACTCCAGCAGCAGGTGGTCTGGCCAACCGACCTGGCCGTGTTTCAGGACAACGCGATGTACCTGCGCGAGACCACGCGACGCCGGAGCCCGATGACTATCGATGGCATCACTGTGGGAACAAGGCTGCCTATGCTTCTCACCGCGACGGGCAAGGCGTATCTTGCGTATTGCCCCGCAGGCGAGCGTGACCTCATTCTGAGCAACCTGCGTGCGTCCTCGGCACCGGAAGATGCCCAAGCCAAGCAGCCGCGCATCATCAACGGTGTTCTTGCATTCACGCGGCGGCAAGGTTATGGCGAGCGACGGAACGAATTTGTCGCGAAGACTTCGGCGATTGCTGTGCCGCTCATGCTCGATGAGCGTGTCATCGCGTGTCTCAACATCACCTTCATCGCGTCGGTGATGACGCCAAAGGAAGCAGCGTCGCGCTATCTCAAGCTGATGAAGGCCGCGGCCGCCGAAATCTCGAGCGCGGCCCAGACCACCAAGCTTGCCGGTTCGACAGGCTGA
- a CDS encoding TauD/TfdA dioxygenase family protein — MHVEPLTCSIGAELGNVNLGAAAEDDLLMAEIRALLLEHRVVFFRDQDITRAQHVAFARRFGELEDHPVVGSHPDHPGLVQIYKTPESPPERHENSWHTDATWREKPPLGCVLRCVECPPVGGDTMWVNMVEAYRQLPEDVKAKIAPLRARHSIESSFGAAMPIDKRLALKAQYPDAEHPVVRTHPETGEKVLFVNGSFTTHFTNFNTPDNVRFGLDKSPGASHLLNFLVSQALIPEYQVRFRWKKNSVAFWDNRSTQHYAVMDYPPCHRKMERTAIVGDAPY, encoded by the coding sequence ATCCACGTCGAGCCACTCACCTGTTCGATCGGCGCCGAGCTCGGCAACGTCAACCTGGGCGCGGCGGCGGAGGATGACCTGCTGATGGCCGAGATCCGGGCGCTGCTGCTGGAGCATCGCGTCGTGTTCTTTCGCGACCAGGACATCACGCGCGCCCAGCACGTGGCCTTTGCGCGCCGCTTCGGCGAGCTGGAGGACCACCCGGTGGTGGGCAGCCATCCCGACCATCCGGGGCTGGTCCAGATCTACAAGACTCCCGAGAGTCCGCCCGAACGTCACGAGAATTCCTGGCACACCGATGCCACCTGGCGCGAGAAGCCACCGCTGGGCTGCGTGCTGCGCTGTGTCGAATGCCCGCCTGTGGGCGGCGACACCATGTGGGTCAACATGGTGGAGGCGTATCGGCAGCTGCCCGAGGACGTCAAGGCGAAGATCGCGCCGCTGCGCGCGCGGCACAGCATCGAGTCGAGCTTTGGCGCGGCCATGCCGATCGATAAGCGCCTTGCGCTGAAGGCGCAGTACCCGGACGCCGAGCACCCGGTGGTCCGCACCCATCCCGAAACCGGCGAGAAGGTGCTGTTCGTCAATGGCAGCTTCACCACGCATTTCACCAATTTCAATACGCCGGACAACGTGCGCTTCGGCCTGGACAAGTCGCCGGGCGCCAGTCACCTGCTCAACTTCCTTGTCAGCCAGGCCCTCATCCCCGAGTACCAGGTGCGCTTTCGTTGGAAGAAGAACAGCGTGGCGTTCTGGGACAACCGCTCCACGCAGCACTACGCAGTGATGGACTACCCGCCGTGCCACCGCAAGATGGAGCGCACGGCCATCGTCGGTGACGCGCCGTACTGA
- a CDS encoding fumarylacetoacetate hydrolase family protein produces MSYGDFGRERAGFLDGDRVFDLEAAMARIGCMRPVSDTRLFLEQQEWRATLERAWDARASIPSVAIDNVRLGAPVPVPRKLLIAGANTYTHIAEAGAVLKDPNPPRKPMILAKATSSLCGCADDVIHPPETTKLDYEVELGVVIGRTARRIKEPDVKSYVAGFSVINEMSARDQQLAEHESNPFFRVHFMGKSFDTFNPMGPHLVTVDEFEWNKPLRMKTSVDGQIRQENDTRDLVYGVEQLVSYITQFMTLFPGDVIATGSPAGVACFMNPPQFLKPGQTVRCEIEGIGFVENRITAERLS; encoded by the coding sequence TTGAGCTACGGCGACTTCGGCCGCGAGCGCGCGGGCTTCCTGGACGGGGACCGCGTCTTCGACCTGGAAGCAGCGATGGCGCGCATCGGCTGCATGAGGCCGGTCAGTGACACGCGGCTATTCCTGGAACAGCAGGAATGGCGTGCAACTCTCGAACGCGCCTGGGACGCACGCGCCTCGATACCGTCGGTCGCAATCGACAACGTCCGGCTCGGAGCGCCTGTGCCCGTGCCGCGCAAGCTCCTGATTGCCGGCGCCAACACGTACACGCACATTGCAGAGGCCGGGGCGGTGCTGAAGGACCCCAATCCCCCACGCAAACCGATGATTCTCGCGAAAGCTACGTCAAGCCTCTGCGGGTGCGCCGACGATGTCATCCATCCTCCAGAGACGACGAAACTCGACTACGAGGTCGAACTGGGCGTCGTCATCGGCAGGACCGCACGGCGCATCAAGGAGCCGGACGTCAAGAGCTACGTGGCGGGCTTCAGCGTCATCAATGAGATGTCGGCGCGCGACCAACAACTTGCGGAGCACGAGTCCAACCCCTTCTTCCGGGTGCATTTCATGGGGAAGAGCTTCGACACGTTCAATCCCATGGGGCCGCACCTGGTGACAGTGGACGAGTTCGAATGGAACAAGCCGTTGCGGATGAAGACGTCCGTTGATGGTCAGATCCGCCAGGAAAACGACACGCGCGACCTTGTCTACGGCGTCGAGCAGCTGGTGTCGTACATCACGCAGTTCATGACGCTCTTTCCAGGTGATGTCATTGCCACGGGGTCGCCGGCCGGCGTGGCGTGCTTCATGAATCCCCCCCAGTTTCTGAAGCCGGGCCAGACCGTGCGCTGCGAGATCGAGGGTATCGGCTTCGTCGAGAATCGAATCACGGCAGAACGCTTGAGCTGA
- a CDS encoding Bug family tripartite tricarboxylate transporter substrate binding protein yields the protein MNVKKQDYLWWRGLALAVGMGVLGWTAEVQAQQAWPTKPIRLVVAGPAGGSADALARLLMEGMQDLGKPVIVESKPGAAGALAISDLMANGKDGHTLLVIQGGAVSETPLAYKVHYKPFADLKPLAQLSRTGLILVANKNLPISNLQQVVEYGKSRKDGVSFASYATGMKGHTSGMLLGKLTHMQMNHVGYKGSPPALTDVMGGHVPLMFDGVTTSLPLIKAGKIKAIAVNYPTRIAALPEVPTFKELGYPQLAQAGWFAVWSRPDVPAAVQQKVRELTLAYFKRDTVKSRIKEMGMEQGSSETSEEMMAELKQAYEQQAALLKSIDYQPE from the coding sequence ATGAACGTGAAGAAGCAGGACTACTTGTGGTGGCGTGGACTCGCCCTGGCGGTCGGCATGGGTGTGCTGGGGTGGACGGCAGAGGTCCAGGCCCAGCAGGCCTGGCCCACCAAGCCGATTCGCCTGGTGGTGGCCGGGCCTGCCGGCGGCAGTGCCGACGCGTTGGCGCGGCTGCTGATGGAGGGCATGCAGGACCTGGGCAAGCCCGTCATCGTCGAATCCAAGCCCGGTGCCGCCGGCGCGCTGGCGATCAGCGATCTGATGGCCAACGGCAAGGACGGCCACACCCTCCTGGTCATCCAGGGCGGTGCCGTGAGCGAAACGCCGCTGGCCTACAAGGTTCACTACAAGCCTTTTGCGGACCTGAAGCCGCTGGCCCAGCTCAGCCGCACCGGGCTGATTCTGGTCGCCAACAAGAACCTTCCCATCTCCAACCTGCAGCAGGTCGTGGAGTACGGCAAGTCTCGAAAGGACGGCGTCAGCTTCGCCTCCTACGCGACGGGAATGAAGGGCCACACCTCGGGCATGCTGCTCGGGAAGCTCACGCACATGCAGATGAATCATGTGGGCTACAAGGGGTCTCCCCCGGCGCTGACCGATGTCATGGGCGGCCACGTGCCGTTGATGTTCGATGGGGTGACCACCTCGCTGCCGCTGATCAAGGCCGGAAAGATCAAGGCGATCGCGGTGAACTATCCGACGCGGATCGCCGCGTTGCCCGAGGTGCCCACTTTCAAGGAGCTGGGCTACCCGCAGCTGGCACAAGCAGGCTGGTTCGCCGTGTGGTCTCGCCCCGATGTTCCTGCGGCGGTCCAGCAGAAGGTCCGCGAGTTGACGCTGGCCTATTTCAAGCGGGACACGGTGAAGAGCCGAATCAAGGAAATGGGCATGGAGCAGGGCAGTTCCGAGACTTCGGAAGAGATGATGGCGGAGCTGAAGCAGGCCTATGAGCAGCAGGCTGCGCTGTTGAAATCCATCGACTACCAGCCGGAGTAA
- a CDS encoding Bug family tripartite tricarboxylate transporter substrate binding protein — MVSKFLTRRTLTIAALSWAAALPPALAQQWPDKPIRLIVPAPPGGVSDLVARLLAEQLRPNLGQTVLVENKPGGSAVVAERAVMAAPADGHTWMVGPSSIMSDIPLVVKTPYDVFKTFTYVAEASSMIHVLVANAGFPPNTIKEVLDYAKHNPRSVSVANHGAGTRSNLMGEMLREKSGNDMLIVPYKGSAPILVDLLGNQVQMTFEVVSNVVPHIRSGKLKAYAVASSTRSQHLPDVPSFGELGLPDFVLPHASVGVFVLSSTPRPIVDRIQSEMAKVVRTPKFRAALAAQGLDFPQDASLDQLRQTLDSTTAHNQAIIRKLQLKIAPE; from the coding sequence ATGGTTTCAAAGTTCCTGACACGGCGAACTCTCACGATCGCTGCCCTGTCCTGGGCGGCAGCACTTCCGCCTGCGCTGGCACAGCAATGGCCCGACAAGCCCATCCGGCTCATCGTGCCCGCGCCGCCCGGCGGCGTCTCCGACCTGGTGGCTCGATTGCTCGCCGAACAGCTGCGGCCGAACCTGGGCCAGACCGTGCTGGTGGAGAACAAGCCAGGCGGCTCGGCCGTGGTGGCCGAGCGGGCCGTGATGGCGGCCCCCGCCGACGGCCACACCTGGATGGTGGGGCCGTCGAGCATCATGTCCGACATCCCCCTGGTCGTGAAGACGCCGTACGACGTGTTCAAGACCTTCACCTACGTCGCAGAAGCCAGCAGCATGATCCACGTGCTGGTCGCCAACGCGGGCTTTCCGCCCAACACCATCAAGGAAGTGCTCGACTACGCCAAGCACAACCCCCGATCGGTCAGCGTAGCGAACCACGGTGCCGGCACACGCTCCAACCTCATGGGCGAAATGCTGAGGGAAAAGAGCGGCAACGACATGCTGATCGTTCCGTACAAGGGCTCGGCGCCCATCCTGGTCGACCTGCTGGGAAACCAGGTTCAGATGACCTTCGAAGTCGTGAGCAACGTCGTGCCGCACATCAGGAGCGGCAAGCTCAAGGCCTATGCGGTCGCCTCGTCGACGCGCTCCCAGCACCTGCCCGACGTGCCGAGTTTCGGCGAACTGGGGTTGCCCGATTTCGTCCTTCCTCACGCGAGCGTCGGTGTCTTCGTCTTGAGCAGCACGCCCAGGCCGATCGTCGATCGAATCCAGAGCGAGATGGCAAAAGTCGTACGCACACCGAAGTTCCGCGCAGCGCTGGCCGCCCAAGGCCTGGACTTTCCGCAGGATGCCTCGTTGGACCAGCTTCGGCAGACCTTGGATTCGACCACGGCGCACAACCAGGCCATCATCAGGAAGCTCCAGCTCAAGATCGCGCCTGAGTGA
- a CDS encoding HU family DNA-binding protein translates to MNRIELVEKIATAHNLSKAEAARVLETVTSSIVNAVKKDDPVQLVGFGTFKQVARAARSGFNPQAGTKIKIAATKVPKFVAGAAFKAAIDPKAAKRKAEKAAAKPAVKKAAPAKKAAAKKK, encoded by the coding sequence ATGAATCGCATCGAACTGGTCGAGAAGATCGCCACCGCCCACAACCTGAGCAAGGCCGAGGCCGCGCGCGTGCTCGAAACAGTCACCAGCTCCATCGTCAATGCCGTGAAGAAGGACGACCCTGTCCAGCTCGTCGGCTTCGGCACTTTCAAGCAGGTCGCCCGCGCGGCGCGCTCCGGCTTCAACCCCCAGGCAGGCACGAAGATCAAGATCGCGGCGACCAAGGTGCCGAAGTTCGTGGCCGGCGCCGCCTTCAAGGCCGCCATCGACCCGAAGGCCGCCAAGCGCAAGGCCGAGAAGGCTGCAGCGAAACCTGCGGTGAAGAAGGCTGCGCCGGCGAAGAAGGCGGCAGCCAAGAAGAAGTAA
- a CDS encoding 3-keto-5-aminohexanoate cleavage protein has protein sequence MNFLDGHLYPENQQPLIITAAPYAPGWIPSDFPEDIPVTMEDQIQKAVDCYEAGATVLHLHVREADGKGSKRLSMFNELIAGVRARVPEMVIQVGGSISFAPEDDGAAAKWLSDDTRHMLAELTPKPDQVTVTVNTTQMNVTEHAGIDDFKGVSRGFPHLYSTYRDMIVPSNPSWAEEHIRRLSAAGIQSAFQCYNINSFETIERMIRRGVYKGPLVMNWVAISGGMDQANIYNLANFLRAAPDGSVITVESSVLNVLPVNMIGMALGLHVRCGIEDVLWNQTRTGKMSSVEQIRQLVRIAGELGRPIATAQQARDILKLDVFYETADETLRENGFAPNRNGGTQGFLRKPI, from the coding sequence ATGAACTTCCTCGACGGCCACCTGTATCCCGAGAACCAGCAGCCGCTGATCATTACGGCCGCTCCCTATGCACCGGGCTGGATTCCCTCAGACTTCCCGGAAGATATCCCGGTCACGATGGAAGACCAGATCCAGAAGGCGGTGGACTGCTACGAAGCCGGCGCCACCGTGCTGCATCTGCATGTGCGGGAAGCCGACGGCAAGGGCAGCAAGCGCCTGTCCATGTTCAACGAGCTGATCGCCGGGGTGCGCGCCCGCGTGCCGGAAATGGTCATCCAGGTGGGGGGTTCCATCAGCTTCGCGCCGGAAGACGATGGCGCGGCTGCCAAGTGGCTGAGCGACGACACGCGGCACATGCTGGCCGAACTCACGCCCAAGCCCGACCAGGTGACGGTCACCGTCAACACGACGCAGATGAACGTGACGGAGCATGCAGGCATCGACGACTTCAAGGGCGTTTCGCGCGGCTTCCCGCACCTCTACAGCACCTACAGGGACATGATCGTTCCCTCGAACCCCAGCTGGGCCGAGGAACACATCCGGCGCCTGTCGGCCGCGGGAATCCAGAGTGCGTTCCAGTGCTACAACATCAACAGCTTCGAGACGATCGAGCGGATGATTCGCCGCGGCGTCTACAAGGGACCGCTGGTGATGAACTGGGTGGCCATCAGCGGCGGCATGGACCAGGCGAACATCTACAACCTGGCCAACTTCCTGCGCGCCGCGCCCGATGGTTCGGTGATCACGGTGGAGAGCTCGGTGCTCAACGTGCTGCCCGTGAACATGATCGGCATGGCCCTGGGCCTGCATGTGCGCTGCGGCATCGAGGACGTGCTCTGGAACCAGACCCGCACCGGCAAGATGAGCTCCGTCGAGCAGATCAGGCAACTGGTGCGCATCGCCGGCGAACTCGGCCGCCCTATCGCGACAGCGCAGCAGGCACGGGACATCTTGAAGCTCGACGTCTTCTACGAGACTGCGGACGAGACGCTTCGGGAAAACGGCTTCGCGCCCAACCGCAACGGGGGCACCCAGGGCTTCCTGCGCAAGCCGATCTGA